From a region of the Entelurus aequoreus isolate RoL-2023_Sb linkage group LG27, RoL_Eaeq_v1.1, whole genome shotgun sequence genome:
- the LOC133644669 gene encoding ras-related protein Rab-11B-like: MGNRDDEYDFLFKVVLIGDSGVGKSNLLSRFTRNEFNLESKSTIGVEFATRSLQVDSKTIKAQIWDTAGQERYRAITSAYYRGAVGALLVYDIAKHLTYENVERWLKELRDHADNNIVIMLVGNKSDLRHLRAVPTDEARAFAEKNTLSFIETSALDSTNVEESFKSILSEIYRIVSQKQIADRCSHDESPGNNVVDISVPPTTDGHKSNKMQCC, translated from the exons tcgTGCTTATAGGAGACTCTGGGGTGGGGAAGAGCAACCTCTTGTCCCGTTTCACGAGAAATGAGTTCAACCTGGAGAGCAAGAGCACCATTGGGGTGGAGTTTGCCACCCGCAGTTTACAGGTGGACAGCAAAACCATCAAGGCTCAGATTTGGGACACCGCCGGACAGGAGCGCTACAGAGCCATCACCTCGGC GTATTACCGCGGCGCAGTCGGGGCTCTGTTGGTTTACGACATCGCCAAACACCTGACATACGAGAATGTGGAGCGCTGGCTAAAGGAGCTAAGGGATCACGCCGACAACAACATCGTAATAATGCTGGTTGGCAACAAAAGCGACCTGCGACACCTCAGGGCCGTTCCCACTGACGAGGCTCGAGCTTTTGCAG AGAAGAACACATTGTCATTCATTGAGACGTCAGCGTTGGACTCGACAAACGTAGAAGAGTCCTTCAAGAGTATTTTATCAG AAATCTACCGCATCGTGTCACAGAAGCAGATAGCCGACAGGTGTTCACATGACGAGTCTCCCGGCAACAACGTCGTGGACATCAGCGTCCCGCCAACCACTGACGGCCACAAGAGCAACAAAATGCAGTGCTGCTAG